CCGATTCGATCTCAATCGCGTCGACACGAATGATGACATCCCCGTGCTTGATCCCGGCTTTTTCTGCCGGTGAATCGTCCTGTACCTGATTGACCAAGGCACCGCGCGTCGAATCCAAACCGAAGGCATCGGCCATGTCTGGAGTCAGGTTTTCCGGATACAAGCCCAAAAGTCCGCGCGGAACTTCCCCATTCTGAATCAAATTCGTCATGACATGGAGCACCATGTTCGCGGGGATGGCAAAGCCGATGCCGATACTGCCGCCCGAGCGCGAGACGATTGCCGTATTGATCCCGACAAGGCGGCCACGGGCGTCAATTAACGCTCCGCCGGAGTTCCCCAGATTGATGGCGGCATCCGTTTGGATGAAATCTTCGTAACCGCCACCACCAAGGATACCCAGCGAGTTGCGACCGGTCGCGGACACGATTCCTTGCGTCGCGGTTAACCCGACTTCAAGCGGATTGCCGATAGCGAAGACCACGTCGCCGACACGCAGCTTTTCACTGTCTGCAATCGTCACGACCGGGAGCTCCGTTTCAGGCTCGATCTTCAACACCGCAACATCCGTCTTTTCATCCGAGCCAACCAGCTTTGCGACATATTCCGTGTTGTCCGTCAAACGGACACGAATCTCATCCACATCCCCTCCACGTGTGTCATGCACAACGTGATGGTTGGTCACAATATACCCGTCCGTGGAGACGATCACGCCGGAGCCCACACCGAGACGCTCCATCCGCTGGCGGGGCTCGGCATCGTTCGGAGTGCTCGGCTGCTGCGGCACGGGGTAACCAAACTGTCGTAATATCTCCGGTATGCCCGGCTGGCTGCTGCCCCGGTTTACCGTCACGTACTTCGACGTGTAAACCGCAGCCACAGACGGGGTCGCCCGCTCCAGCGTGTCCGCATAGGAGACGACCGGACCATGC
The DNA window shown above is from Coraliomargarita parva and carries:
- a CDS encoding Do family serine endopeptidase, translated to MKLSYSLLFVSFFACSLLRAADDTPQFKVEVDTSPVEAEAHGPVVSYADTLERATPSVAAVYTSKYVTVNRGSSQPGIPEILRQFGYPVPQQPSTPNDAEPRQRMERLGVGSGVIVSTDGYIVTNHHVVHDTRGGDVDEIRVRLTDNTEYVAKLVGSDEKTDVAVLKIEPETELPVVTIADSEKLRVGDVVFAIGNPLEVGLTATQGIVSATGRNSLGILGGGGYEDFIQTDAAINLGNSGGALIDARGRLVGINTAIVSRSGGSIGIGFAIPANMVLHVMTNLIQNGEVPRGLLGLYPENLTPDMADAFGLDSTRGALVNQVQDDSPAEKAGIKHGDVIIRVDAIEIESAPQLRLVVSQMLPGSQVKVTLIRKGKEQKLTVTLGSLSGTAAVQDLTDEFLEGVGFESLDDEARSAFSIPDSVDGVLVSSVASDSPYVDNLARGMVILEVNDKKVKTPEDIEARIVTGEANRLYVWYGEVARFIILRVQDRE